The genomic stretch ATGAGAATCACTAGTGAAGTACCCAAATTTTGAACCACATAATAGTCAATTTGGTAGCAATTCTAAGTTGTATTTTTCACATAAATTGGAATATCCTTTccactatatttttttttatctttaattttggGGTTTCCTGAGGAAAATTTGTTTTTCCtggatttgtttcttttaatgaCTCTCATATCAGATATAGATCTTTCCTATTTCCTTTCTAACCATCTTTCTTATTTGCTTGTTTGTTCGGCATAAGTACaattattgcatttttcttgtttttttcgcATTAGTACTTGTAGTTGTGATGTTTCATCTGCAAGCATTCCAATTTAAGTTACTTGCATAAAacttgaacctttttttttatatatatactgtatCTGGAAGCACTTATTTGACATGTTTTTGGCTAGGAGTATTAGAAAAGTTCATTTTGAGTTCAGTGAAGAAGCTTGCAATGGGATTCCTGGATCTATTCATTGTGGCATTGATGCCAGTGCTGAAAATACTCTTAGTTACTGCTGTTGGGTTATTGCTTGGAACAGAGCGTATAGATCTCTTGGGGGCAAATGCAAGGCAAATTTTGAATAGAGTGAGTTAAATTTTCTTACAGATCAGtgttctttttattcttttagttCTTTTGTTTATGTCAAGCATGTTGGCTACTATTCTATAGAGTTATTTCATTGTAATCAACCATATGGTCATCCAATTTTTATGGCACTTTCATGTGCTGCTGCATGACACAATGTTcttaaaatttcaagaaaaaattggtttttttttcctatgaaatttgtaattttagaaTATGCTGGCTAGCGTCCTTGTAATGTCCATTGGCAGTGATATTAATAACATGGCCTCAAGTCTTCTTGAAGGCTTGAACTTTGTCTTTGTCTTGCTCTCTTCTCCCCAATGCTCACCCTTTGGTACTGTTGTTTTTAGTTacttttattaagaaaaaaattacgttttttggtagtttatgtaTGCTGATTTTCAATTCTGATGGTTTTTCTTCTACTAAGTAAAAAAATCTGATCAAATTGTCTTAATGGCTAATTGGCTTGTATACTGTTgtattatttcttcttttctatttttgaaattaaggactAACAACAGTACTTTCTTCTATATAGATTGTCTTTTTTGTGTTCAGTCCTTCACTTATTATCAGCAACCTGGCTGATACAATTACATTAGACAGTTTAGCAACCTTGTGAGTTCAGCTCTGCCATACTTCTGAAGTTCTTCCCTCCctcttttttcgtttttcttttcacttttgctAACTTTTGGTTAATCTATAGGTGGTTCATGCTACTGAACATCCTTCTCACATTCCTTATTGGCACTGCCCTTGCATGGATACTCATAAAAATCACAAGAACTCCTCAACATCTGCGAGGCCTTGTCATTGGTTGTTGTTCCGCAGGTACGCAAGAATTCAAATTCGAATAAACACTTTAGTTGGTGTATATTTTCTAGCCATACAGAACACCCAAATTAAGATCCAAATTAAGCAAGATGTATAATTCGTAATTTGAATTTTATGGAGGATTATCTTTACCCCTCTGTGCCTCTAAGGATTAGCAGAAAGTACAAAGAATATGTTCTCCAAGAAGTACATGACTGAGAATTAGTTTTTCCAAAGCTTTACACTTGCATGTTTTTCCCATTAGGTAACATTTTATATGTAAGTGAAAGGTAATTGTCCATCATGTATTTAGGAGGAGATTGTTATGTGCAGGAAATTTAGGAAACTTGCCTCTGATTATAATCCCAGCAGTCTGTGAGGAGGAAAATAGTCCATTTGGAGATTCTTCGGTTTGCTCAACAGATGGAGAGACTTATGCTGCACTTTCTATGGCGgtaatgttaaatcaccacttattccaaaagtttaagctgataggaaaagataaatttaatcatttaatcattactttaacacttcttttcatgtagaatatttaatttaaatgagggtgATTTGACAGAGTCAAAGTTCGATCCCAAGTCCATTGACTCTGATatcaatattaaattaccagttatcccaaaagcttaataGTCCATTATTCTCACTTTAAAATCACAGAAATGAATGCATGTCACAGTAAGATCAACTTGATGTGAATGATAAGATGTTGCTCAGTGCCTCCAATAACATGTCCCATTTGCAAGTTCATCTCAAATTGATAGGCCACCACTTGGATGAGATGTCAGTCACAAACTATATCGATAACCCGGGCTAGCTAAATTTGTATGTTTTATAGCTCTTAAAATATGTCGGATGAAGTTCAATCATTTTgttatttcttgttttgatgATGCAGGTAGGAGCAGtatatatatggacttataCATATCCTATCATGCGGATATATGCAAACAAAAAAACTGAAGAAATTGTTATAGATGGCTCTTCAAATGGGGATAACAATTCTAGAGAAAGCTCACATTTATATTCAGAGATTGACACAGAAGCACTTCTTCCTTCAAAGGGTTGCCCAAGCTCTGAGGAATATGTGGATCAGGCTGAAGTCCCGTCTACCGGATCCGAAGGAAAAGCAAAGGTTTCTTCTATATGTTGTGGTTTCCTTTGCTTAAGATTCAAAAGCTTTTTTGCCTCAAAGTTTGATTTccattcaacaaaatcaatgagAAGTAAAGAAAAACTATTCTTAATGCTTGTATTAAGAAGCAGGCTAGCACTGTGCAGGTCATATAGAACATAGCTTCAATACAGGAGATTGAGGGCATATACTAGgagtttattaatttttgtataGTTGAATGGAAGATCATACTTTCCTATCCTAAAACGGTAACATGTTTCATCAGTAAAAATGACATCTCATGTGTGAGaccattttgaagaaaaaaaaaatgttctaacaGAGTAACTAATGGTTGTGATATCTTGGTTCATTAAGAAGCATAGCTTTAACTTAAGCAAGTTAACTATGCTCAAGTTAAGGCAActtagctttttctttttcttttacttttttactttcctCTTCCAATTTCCTCCTTGAATAAAATAACCTTTCAAAGATGCTTTGGACAGGTTACATTGCTGGAGAAGACTAAGCTGCAACTTAAGATGACTATTGGGCACATTGACTTCCAAAAATTGTTTGCACCATCTACAATTGCAGCGGTATGCTCATAGTGCTTGTTCTATCCAGCAAAAGTTTTGTCTTTGTGCTGTAAGCAGTCAGTATGGTCAGTTTTCCCTTCTATAATCCTGGTAAAAGTGCTTGTTCAAATACTAAAAGAACAAACAGATAATCTGGGAAAGTCTATTCCATCTTGACCTTGAGTTAAAGAAACTATGGTAGTTGAATCACATTCGTTCCAAAAATAAACTTATTCTGTTTCTTGAGGACTTGATCCTATACCTAATGGAGAATGAGATAATTCAGTAATACTCAAGACTAATGCACTGCCAGACTCATTTTAAATGCGAAAGTCTATTCCATCTTGACCTTGAGTTAAAGAAACTATGGTAGTTGAATCACATTCATTCCAAAAATAAACTTATTCTGTTTCTTGAGGACTTGATCCTATACCTAATGGAGAATGAGATAATTCAGTAATATTCAAGACTAATGCACTGCCAGACTCATTTTAAATGCTCTACATAATTGCTTCAAAGTAATTGCTtaattattatctttatataGGGATCTCCAAATTAAGATGCTGAGTGTTTCTTCTATAGATTTTCGGGTTTATCATCGGACTAGTCTCTCCAATTCGAAAGATACTGATTGGTGATGATGCTCCTCTTCGTGCCGTCTACAGTTCTGTGAGTTTGATAGGGTATGAATCCAACCCCATCCTCAATATAGATCCTACTGTGAATTGGAAACTTGGATTGGTGTTAATATCTACATGTGAAAGTTTATTTTGGAAATAAACATCAATGCATCGGTTTCATGTAgatatatcaattaaatatatgtttagaAACAGTAGTCcttccctcctctctctctctctctctctctctttctcagcTAAAGTATTTCATTTATACCAAGAAGCAGAAAAAAAGTTAAAcctacaactcttttacaaattattgacatgggTCAAagcgtttaaaaaaaatatatagatgaTGTGGCTCCAATCATATACTAACACGTGTCAGcaaattgtaaaagagttgtaggTCGAGCTTTACTCGAAGCGGAAATAGCAGCAATAGTTCTTCCTAACTCGCACAGTCGTAAGAATATATCAGGAGTAGTAGTATTGGTAGATATGATTGTCATAGCAAGTTATGTAAATCCATAACTCTTAGAACTTAGAGGCCATGGCAAAACATGAAGCATTCATGTTTCAATTTGGTGTTCTGTATACACTTTCCAGCTCGGGTTCTCATTTGGGAATTTGAATTAAATTCTTGTAGTTTCctttgttaaatcaccacttcttctaaaagtttaagcatCACCCTTATTGATAAATGAGGCCCAACAAttagaatttttaattgaaacagAAGGTAAATGACAGAGACAAAGTTCGGATTCTTTAActttaatactatattaaatcatcacttatcttaaaagcttaaactgataagaacaAATGAAGTTAATCATTTAATGTATATTCTAACGTCCTTTTTCTTCTACAGGGATGCAGCAATACCATGTATGACACTAATAATTGGAGCAAACCTTCTTAGAGGTAGCTTTTTATACCTTATGTTGGCTTAGTTAACGTTCTTTCATGGATTTTCCATGAAAGGTATcaaatactttatatatataatttaatttttacagGTCTCAGAGGCTCTGGAGTAGGTCCATTAATTATCCTAGGGGTTATTGCAATTCGGTACATTATCATGCCTTCACTGGGTATTGTAATTGTTAAGGCTGCAAACCATTTTGGCATGGTGGGCTCAGATTCATTATTTCAGTTTACACTTATGCTTCAATATGCACTTCCACCCGCAATGAATGTAGGTATGTATGATtacttttccatttttgtttaactttttttttttggcaacccTTCGGGCTTCAAACTGTCCATTTTGAAATAGAAGGTAAAGTGCTGAGTTAGGGTTTGAATTTAAGACCTTTACTCTTGTACCACGTTAAATGATCGCTTATCACAAAACTTTAAGCGGATAGGAAAtggtaatttaattaattaattaattaacattctaacattaaattcataattgcTTAACAGTTTGATCTTTTTATTGGCAATTATTGTTAAAGCCACAGTTTAAAAGCTTGGTTCCTGGTATATAGAAAGATTCAGACTCAATGGACTTCTTGATTGGGATCTGGCTTACatgatgttattaaaataatagcatgtatgttgtagtgtaagcaacgattaagattgaatcttaaagttgacttactttaaTAAGCTTTtaatagaagagagaaaataaaaaaagattttgagagattcaatcttaactGTTGCTTAAACTAtaacatacatgctgttattttaataacagcatgtaagccatgTCCGATTGATTGAACTTTTTGGATCAGCTAGCTTTAATTAGTCCTTGAAATGATCAATCTTGAATAAATTCTATGATTAATAAATATTGTTTTCGATTAGTTTACTTTAACTTGTGACACCTCGAAAATTTAAGTTTCACATTGGGTGGATGGATGGTGAAGgcggaacaggatcctctctagttcattttGAACCGGAGagtattcaattagttataatttagaggtatttttgtcttttcactttttgagatgggacaaaaatacccctttaTTGATTACTTCTCAAATGAGaccaaaatttataaataaatttagaaagctTTGATTATAACACAAACATGACTAATATTTTTCTTGGGTTGTGATTAACAATATCACTTGCACTGAGGCATTACATCGTAACGTAGGCTCCGATGAGGACGCGTATTTGAACGGGGGAGATTGTGAATATGTTTGGATGTCCATTTGTGGTTTGTGATTTGCTGCAATTATAGGCATATTTTTCATTGCTAACGATATGTGATGAACATGGCAGGTACAATTTCTCAATTGCTTGAAGCTGGACAGAGCGAAAGCTCTGTCATTTTGCTATGGACTTATGCTACGGCAGCACTCGCTCTAACACTCTGGTCAACCATCTTCATGTTGATTGTTGCTTAATCAGATTATTTGCATAAATTGATCAAATTACAATGAGAAGCTTAATTACCttcttttgttactatttaTTCTGTACAATTTTGAGAGGAATTTTGTAAAACATCAAGAGTGAAATATAATACTGAGCTTACTCTTTGTTAGATCTACTCAAAGAGATCTACAAGATGATCATGGGGTTCTGAATTCTTGCCCAATGCTTAGCCTACTTTTGGTAGTTGTTGCAGTATTTTAACGGGGTTTAGATAAGTTTGTTTCAATCTATATCTCTTTTGCTTCAATAATTACTTTATACGGCTCTACAGAGAGGAATGAGTCACTTGTTTAGCATTTTCTCtactatttgtttgtatttctggattgttatttttgttttgagtttgttgTTTGAGagcccacctttttttttttcctgtgttTTGATCCGACGTAACACTTTCCCAatttgattattaaaaaaaaaaggaaaaaagtaacaaaaaatttcactttgttcaaaattttaatggaCATTACGTCACGGCATGCCCTCGTGCTTTACTTTTGTGATATTGAGACCTTGGTTTTCAATATAATGAAATCGATACTCGTGTTTTGAATATCTGTAAGGGTTAATTACTTTATTAGTATTTGGTTTAAATCCTATCATAAATGGTATTTGATTTATaggaaaagaccaacttagtaCTTCTATTACGTTTCATCACACGTGTCATTACATATAAATGCCACaagtcctaaaaattaaaatgaattaaaaataaataaagaataattaattaaaaaactaaaacctaaaaaaaaatagtaataacctaaaaaattaaactcacaaaaagaattatttaacaagctctctactctatttcaaatttaactctGATGAATAAAACTCTCCAAATAGCAAATGCCAAAGAGTTAaagctatttaattttttaatcttatatattcattttcattatctctctcatctaccaagaataataataatattattatttaactgAAGTAGAAGAAGATAGACTGAGTTTAATATTTCGTTCAGTTTAAAAGTGGCTCtgcaaatttaaaaaagtttgttttcatcttcaaatttaaccttttttttttaataacaaaaaacgGCTACTTTTGTGAGTTTTTCAAACTTTTAGCCAAATCTGCAGAGTTCAGTAGAAATGCGCCAAAGTATGGGCGGGAaattacaaaagagaaagcatattgaaaaaatataaagccCTCCCcaattcttctctctctctcagtctctctcttATTCTATGTGCAGTAGCGCACAGCTAACAGCTTCAACAATGCTTCCGAGGAAAATGCCCAatcctttttcttcctcctcctcctcctcatcatcatcatcatcataaccaTCGTCGTCCAAGAAATCCAACCCAACCAATAAACCCCACCCCTCCAAGTTTGGCATCCAACATTTCTTCCAACGCCATACCCAGAACGCCCTCTAAGCCTCTCAGAAGAGTCCGAACCCCGCCGCCACCCATGCTCCGAGTTCGGGTCCAGAGAAATCGGGTTTGCCTGTTCCAAACCCGATAAATGATCCCGGAAATGCACCCAATTTGCAAAATCCCGACCCGAAGCGTAACGTTTCGGCGTATGGACTGAATAGTGCGTCGCAGAATGCGCCGACGGGTAATGTCGCCGCGATGGATGTTATTTCTGATGAGAACCTGTTGGAGGGTTCGCAGGCGAATGATCAGAATAGTGATAATGTTGCGGTGATGGATGTTAGTTCTGATGACGACCTGCCGGAGGGTTCGCAGCCGCAGGCGAATGATCCGAATAGAGCGTCGCAGAGTACGCCGACGGATAATATCGAGATGATGGATATTAGTTCTGATGAGGAACTGTCGGATGTGTCGCCGGAGGTTTCCAAGTCTAAGTTCTCGCCTGCAACGGTAAATTTACATCGGAAACTTCATTGTAGTTCAGCTTAAGGTGTATTATGCTGATTGTGTTTGTAGTATTTttagctcaattttttttttggaaattaaatGGTTCAGATTTTGTGACATTACTGTTTACCCAAATgcaataaattaagtaaaaaaaaaattaagaaggtGATTATGACATGAACTAGCCATTGATATGTAGTGTACTTAGGAAATGTCTTACGTTGGATTgaatgtaattatttttctgACATCTGATGATTTTATATGTTTCATTGCGTATTTAACTTTGGTTTCAATTGTATAGGTAAATGTGGCTCCAAAGAGGTTCAAGGttgtccacacaaggaaagtTGGGTCATCATCCGCTAGAAGGGAGGTCTTGGAAAAACAATTGGGAAATACAAATCATCCCGAAGAACCATACGGTGGCGGTGAGGTGGAGGTGAACATAGTCGGTATGTAACTGTTAAATCACTGcttatttcaaaagttgaaatatttaattgaaatagaaggtGAATGGTGGAGATTGTATTAAACTCAGAacttaagtcataaaaatggatgaatttaattatttaatttatattctaacacttttttttaacaGATGAAGCAGGCAATCAGAGAAGAGCGGGAATTGGACGTATGGCAGAAGTTTGGAATCTGCCAGACGGCAGGAAAATCCCCATCTTGTGTAATGACTTTGGTCAACCCCTTGATATTGAAGGCTGTGTATACACGAGGTTCCTTGGCTCCGTTGCAAGGACACATACCATCTTGCCAATCAATTTCAATGGTTGGAGGAAAGTGCCTATGACAAACAAGGAGGCAGCTTGGAATGTCATTTTGGTAATGAATTTCATTGTGcatattttcttaatgtttgTTGCAATCTCATATTGGTTTTGATTGGATTGTAGTCAAAAATTTTATTGCCTGATGATGGGGGACAATACGATGTCATAAAAAAGTGGTCTATGAAGGATTTGGAGGACAAATGGACGAATTGGAAGCATAATTTAAAGAACAAATATTTTGTGAGTCCAAAACTGCAGAACATGTAGTGGCTAAAGCCCCCCTTGACAAGGTTGATGTCACTCAATATACAGAACTTGTTCACTATTGGTATACGGAAGAAGCAAAGGTAGTAGTGTATGCCTCTTTAAATATGCTGTAGACAACAATACAATCACAATACTTCTCACTGTCTGATTAACAATGTAGATCAAGAGTGATAAAGCTAAGAAGATCCGCTCGGCACAACATAATAATCACGCAGCGGGATCAAAAAGTTATGCCAGACATGCATATGACATGGTAGTTATTTAGTTAGTAGCACATATGAagtgcttgattttatttacaaatGTACTAACTTCGTTATATGTAGGAAAAATCTACTGGAGTTAAGCCGAATAGGGCCCAAGTATATATTGTGACGCATAAGCATAAAGACGGCACCCCCCCTTAATGATGAGATGGGGAAGAAACATTGTATGTCGATTTTGGATtaatttacattattattattttgcaattGGCTTAAGATTCTATGCTTTGTTCCAGGCACAAATGGAGGAGCTCTTAGCACAAGAGCCTCCAAACTCACAGGGGGGTAAGCAAGAGCAAGGGAGCATTGTTTGGTCTCTAAATGATGCTTATGCGCAAGTTATAGGTCCAGAGCAATATGGGCGTGTCCGTGGTTTGGGAAAAAGGCTTGCCCCTTCATCCCACCTTGATCATAGAAAGAAAAACTCTTTCATGGATGGAGTTGTAGAGGGTGCCTCCAGAGAGAAAGATACGCAAGAAATTGCGGTGCTAAAGGACTATGTTGTTAAACTAGAGGACAAAATGTCGAGTCTCCAAAATATGGTTCAGCAATTTATACAACGGATGGATATACAGGTTAAGTTGTAATCTATTATTTCCACAATAATGTTATGCTACTCCATTTGGTCCCATCATCTCTGTGATTCTTATTATTTGTTGTATGCAGGGTGACTTTAACTCTCCACGTGGACATCCGAAATCATCTGCAGCTAGTCATACAGTGGCAACTCCATGTGATGGTAAGTTATTTCAATTCCATTGTCATTAACTTGTTGGTAGAACTACTGTGAAATATAGCAAGCGGGAGGCTTGCATGGAGTTTATAAGGATGAGTAAAATAGGATTTGGAGTGTTTATCGTGATTATATCTGTTCAATGGTTGTTGGTTGTTTTATCTGTTTGTTGGTTTGAGTTTGTGACCTCATTAATcatataagaataaataaactTTTAGCATCCTCATGCAAATTATATACTAGAAAAGCATGTTTGGAATCTCAATTCAAATTCTAACAATTTGGGTTGATTCCTGAGAAACCAATTCAAGGCATCATTCGATCACTAGCTTGTATCATAGATTTTATCATAAATTTATgctctgtgtgtgtgtgacatTCTAAATGTTTATGATTCATCATGCATAAGAGGGCAAACCTTTAAATCCTCCTAAATGTAGATATGTCACAGGAAACTTTAGATTCATAACACTTCAGCTGCTTTCTCGAAATGCTAAGGGTCCTCTTATAGATCTTCTTTTGCAAATACATTTAGTTTCCAGTATTTCGCATGTTCCTTCaagatcttcttctcttcctttctttttcatcaATGAAAATTAAGGTAGTGATTTTCTAATGGTTGTCATTTGATTGCTTCCCATCGTAACGTGACTACCACCTTCTAAGATTGATTTATGCGGATTCAGTCCCTCATATGAGGCGTCAAGATTATTGTGTTGATGGTTTACAGAAATTGGATGATTCTTACATGTTGGTATTGTCTTATGGTCATTGTAGAATGAGATTCTTGCATGTTGTCATGATTCTCATTTGCAAATGATGATCAGGGTGATGGTGGGAATGCTGCCTGAGGGTGAAACATGAGATGTCAAGAAATCCATCAATCTTGGTTGCAAACATGAGATATTTTGCCTTTTGTACTGTGTAATTTTGAATTACAATCACCATCTTCCTGTGTGTAAGAGCGAAACAAATGCTGaatttcaaaaatgaaatgtaTGTATAAATATGTTACTAAATTGTGATCTTTGTCATTGCATCTTTCATATCCTTGTACATCCATTTTCACCTAAGCCATGCAAGTAGGATCTTTTACTACAGATTAAAAGAGATATACGATCATCAAATTAAATGTACaggacaataaaaaataaaagttgctacaaaatttagaattttattataaCCCTGCTCCTGTTTTGATGAAAATGTGTTGTGTCAAGCCATGTGATACAATGGTTTATAGAACAGCAGATATGTGGTGCTGTTAAGAAGCACCGCTAGAAATGATACAAAactgttgtttttgttaatttagCAGCGTTTTATATAAAACACTGTTAGGACTTGTTTGGGTGTTagtttgaggagtttaaaagtgcgtttaatactcaaaaaatctgtttcatgaaaaaaaaaaaaaaaaaatgtttggtaaaaaaacattgaaagcgcttttaaaggtttaaaaaactcaataatataaacaattagcaaaataaactaaacacgaTCTATAGAGTTCAAAAAAAATGgtagcaaaaataaatattgtaaatTCAAATGACTGCAGAataatcacttaaaaaataaataaaacagatatttttatcatattccacacttttgcacaaaaaaacacaaatacatgCAA from Corylus avellana chromosome ca1, CavTom2PMs-1.0 encodes the following:
- the LOC132167382 gene encoding protein PIN-LIKES 3-like isoform X1; its protein translation is MGFLDLFIVALMPVLKILLVTAVGLLLGTERIDLLGANARQILNRIVFFVFSPSLIISNLADTITLDSLATLWFMLLNILLTFLIGTALAWILIKITRTPQHLRGLVIGCCSAGNLGNLPLIIIPAVCEEENSPFGDSSVCSTDGETYAALSMAVGAVYIWTYTYPIMRIYANKKTEEIVIDGSSNGDNNSRESSHLYSEIDTEALLPSKGCPSSEEYVDQAEVPSTGSEGKAKVTLLEKTKLQLKMTIGHIDFQKLFAPSTIAAIFGFIIGLVSPIRKILIGDDAPLRAVYSSVSLIGDAAIPCMTLIIGANLLRGLRGSGVGPLIILGVIAIRYIIMPSLGIVIVKAANHFGMVGSDSLFQFTLMLQYALPPAMNVGTISQLLEAGQSESSVILLWTYATAALALTLWSTIFMLIVA
- the LOC132167382 gene encoding protein PIN-LIKES 3-like isoform X2 yields the protein MGFLDLFIVALMPVLKILLVTAVGLLLGTERIDLLGANARQILNRIVFFVFSPSLIISNLADTITLDSLATLWFMLLNILLTFLIGTALAWILIKITRTPQHLRGLVIGCCSAGNLPLIIIPAVCEEENSPFGDSSVCSTDGETYAALSMAVGAVYIWTYTYPIMRIYANKKTEEIVIDGSSNGDNNSRESSHLYSEIDTEALLPSKGCPSSEEYVDQAEVPSTGSEGKAKVTLLEKTKLQLKMTIGHIDFQKLFAPSTIAAIFGFIIGLVSPIRKILIGDDAPLRAVYSSVSLIGDAAIPCMTLIIGANLLRGLRGSGVGPLIILGVIAIRYIIMPSLGIVIVKAANHFGMVGSDSLFQFTLMLQYALPPAMNVGTISQLLEAGQSESSVILLWTYATAALALTLWSTIFMLIVA
- the LOC132167382 gene encoding protein PIN-LIKES 3-like isoform X3, with product MGFLDLFIVALMPVLKILLVTAVGLLLGTERIDLLGANARQILNRIVFFVFSPSLIISNLADTITLDSLATLWFMLLNILLTFLIGTALAWILIKITRTPQHLRGLVIGCCSAVCEEENSPFGDSSVCSTDGETYAALSMAVGAVYIWTYTYPIMRIYANKKTEEIVIDGSSNGDNNSRESSHLYSEIDTEALLPSKGCPSSEEYVDQAEVPSTGSEGKAKVTLLEKTKLQLKMTIGHIDFQKLFAPSTIAAIFGFIIGLVSPIRKILIGDDAPLRAVYSSVSLIGDAAIPCMTLIIGANLLRGLRGSGVGPLIILGVIAIRYIIMPSLGIVIVKAANHFGMVGSDSLFQFTLMLQYALPPAMNVGTISQLLEAGQSESSVILLWTYATAALALTLWSTIFMLIVA
- the LOC132167279 gene encoding uncharacterized protein LOC132167279, with protein sequence MDVISDENLLEGSQANDQNSDNVAVMDVSSDDDLPEGSQPQANDPNRASQSTPTDNIEMMDISSDEELSDVSPEVSKSKFSPATVNVAPKRFKVVHTRKVGSSSARREVLEKQLGNTNHPEEPYGGGEVEVNIVDEAGNQRRAGIGRMAEVWNLPDGRKIPILCNDFGQPLDIEGCVYTRFLGSVARTHTILPINFNGWRKVPMTNKEAAWNVILSKILLPDDGGQYDVIKKWSMKDLEDKWTNWKHNLKNKYFVSPKLQNM